The proteins below come from a single candidate division WOR-3 bacterium genomic window:
- the purF gene encoding amidophosphoribosyltransferase encodes MCGIIGLTGKERAIDRIYPALLALQHRGQDAAGAATFENGFQLKKGNGLVFSVFNSKNIERLNGNTGIGHVRYPTVGAGSAEDAQPFIITTPYGIALAHNGNLVNFFELKKDLVENELRYLNSNCDAEVILNLLSVELTRMDLKNLPPEKLFSALRRVYDKLIGSYAVVSIIANKGLLAFRDPKGIKPLIMGSDDSSFCFASESVALDLLGYQEMTDVKPGQAVFIDRDNNLHVDQVAASDAAACIFEYVYFARPDSIIDGIGVYEARLRLGEELGKVCKQEGIKPDVVMPIPDTARGAALMVADILGVRHREGLIKNRYIHRTFIMPTQEKRIEAVRLKLNPIKPEIKGKDVLLIDDSIVRGNTSREIISLVRSVGVRKVYYASYSPPLRFPCVYGIDMQTRGEFIARDKSIEDIRRSINADALVYQTTEGLIKGVGAGSRGFCTACFTGVYPTEIPRALMDRIEEDRMAPRASDK; translated from the coding sequence ATGTGTGGCATCATTGGATTGACCGGCAAAGAAAGAGCGATCGATAGGATTTATCCGGCGTTACTTGCTCTTCAACACCGTGGCCAGGATGCGGCCGGTGCCGCAACCTTTGAGAACGGTTTTCAGTTGAAAAAGGGTAATGGTCTGGTGTTCAGTGTCTTTAATTCGAAAAACATCGAGCGACTCAATGGGAACACAGGCATCGGTCATGTCAGATATCCCACGGTCGGTGCTGGTTCAGCAGAGGATGCTCAACCATTCATAATAACCACACCATATGGCATTGCCCTGGCACACAACGGTAATCTCGTCAACTTTTTCGAATTGAAAAAGGATCTGGTCGAGAACGAATTGCGCTATTTGAATTCCAACTGCGATGCAGAGGTCATACTCAATCTCCTTTCGGTTGAGCTGACGAGGATGGATCTTAAGAACCTGCCCCCGGAGAAATTGTTTTCTGCCCTGCGCAGGGTATATGATAAGTTGATTGGCAGTTATGCCGTGGTATCGATCATTGCGAACAAAGGACTATTGGCTTTTCGCGACCCGAAGGGGATCAAGCCGTTGATCATGGGAAGTGATGATTCAAGTTTCTGCTTCGCATCCGAGAGCGTTGCCCTCGATCTTCTCGGTTATCAGGAGATGACCGATGTTAAGCCGGGACAGGCAGTATTCATCGATAGGGATAATAATCTTCACGTGGATCAGGTGGCGGCAAGTGATGCAGCAGCGTGCATTTTCGAATACGTATATTTTGCCAGGCCAGATTCGATCATCGATGGCATCGGTGTGTACGAAGCAAGACTCAGGCTCGGAGAGGAACTTGGTAAGGTCTGCAAGCAGGAAGGTATCAAGCCAGACGTGGTGATGCCCATTCCGGACACGGCGAGGGGTGCAGCCCTCATGGTCGCAGATATCCTTGGTGTGAGGCATCGGGAAGGGCTCATCAAGAACCGCTACATTCACCGTACTTTCATAATGCCGACCCAGGAGAAGAGGATCGAGGCTGTCAGATTGAAGCTGAATCCCATCAAACCGGAGATAAAAGGGAAAGACGTATTGTTGATTGACGATTCGATTGTCCGAGGGAACACCTCACGCGAGATAATCTCTCTGGTTAGAAGCGTAGGTGTAAGAAAGGTATACTATGCTTCATACTCGCCTCCCCTGCGGTTTCCATGTGTTTACGGTATTGATATGCAGACGAGGGGAGAGTTTATTGCCCGGGACAAATCGATCGAGGATATTCGCAGATCGATAAATGCCGATGCACTTGTATATCAAACAACAGAAGGTCTAATTAAAGGTGTCGGTGCCGGATCAAGAGGTTTCTGCACCGCATGTTTTACCGGTGTCTATCCTACCGAAATACCGCGGGCGCTTATGGATCGGATTGAAGAAGACCGTATGGCACCCAGGGCTTCAGATAAATAA
- a CDS encoding HIT domain-containing protein codes for MEKLWAPWRVEYIRNPGKGCFLCAGLREKDGRKVFIVERSGRAFTIMNRYPYNNGHVMIAPLRHVGQLEMLDDEEMLAVHRLISRVIKAIDHTMQPQGFNLGVNQGRVAGAGVVDHVHFHLVPRWQGDSNFMPLLSETKVISEALNKTYDKIIEGLLWLDGLGK; via the coding sequence ATGGAAAAATTGTGGGCGCCCTGGCGTGTAGAATATATCAGGAATCCTGGTAAAGGGTGTTTCCTTTGCGCCGGATTGCGAGAAAAGGATGGCAGAAAGGTATTCATCGTCGAGCGGAGTGGTCGTGCATTTACCATCATGAACCGTTATCCTTACAACAATGGACATGTCATGATCGCACCGCTGCGCCATGTCGGGCAACTCGAGATGCTTGATGATGAAGAAATGCTGGCAGTCCATCGGCTCATTTCCAGGGTCATCAAAGCAATCGATCACACCATGCAGCCCCAAGGATTCAATCTCGGGGTGAATCAGGGACGCGTTGCCGGGGCTGGTGTCGTCGACCATGTCCATTTTCATCTTGTGCCGAGGTGGCAAGGTGATTCGAATTTCATGCCACTGCTTTCAGAAACTAAAGTCATATCAGAGGCGTTGAATAAAACTTATGACAAAATCATCGAGGGTTTGCTCTGGTTGGACGGCCTCGGAAAGTGA
- a CDS encoding tRNA 4-thiouridine(8) synthase ThiI codes for MAKAVVLYSGGLDSSLALEVVKEWGVKVYPLHISHKFLSSQQLPTVPDLKIVDVTEEFAQTVQKPDHGYGKNLNPCIDCRILMLKKAKEYMKEIKADFAVTGEVLEQRQMSQRFETLMLIEKKAGLEGLVVRPLSGALLPPTVPEIKGLISRRSMLKIKGRSRRLSLEIAKKRKIEEFFSPSGGCLLTDPGFCRRLADVLRFREEIALADIEFLKIGRHFRISPGAKLIVGRNEEENKKIEELAQDSHTFLFVPDTGSPNAILIGDRKCIKEAASITARYSDKKKEAEVEVHCRYKGQIKKIVVEPIDDDELKKWRI; via the coding sequence ATGGCAAAAGCAGTAGTCCTTTACAGTGGTGGGCTCGATTCATCGCTTGCTCTTGAGGTCGTCAAAGAGTGGGGTGTGAAAGTCTATCCATTACATATCTCGCACAAGTTCCTTTCATCGCAGCAATTGCCGACCGTGCCCGATCTTAAGATTGTGGATGTAACGGAGGAATTTGCCCAGACCGTGCAGAAACCCGACCACGGATATGGCAAGAACCTTAATCCCTGCATCGACTGTCGGATTCTGATGCTGAAGAAGGCGAAGGAATACATGAAAGAGATAAAAGCGGACTTCGCGGTAACCGGTGAGGTTCTCGAACAGCGTCAGATGTCGCAACGATTTGAGACCTTGATGCTTATCGAGAAAAAAGCCGGTCTTGAAGGATTAGTGGTGAGACCTTTGAGTGGGGCGTTGCTGCCTCCGACAGTGCCCGAGATAAAAGGTTTGATCAGCCGCCGGTCTATGCTAAAGATAAAGGGACGTTCGCGCAGGCTTTCGCTGGAGATCGCGAAGAAAAGAAAGATCGAGGAATTTTTCTCACCGAGTGGAGGGTGTTTACTGACCGATCCCGGATTCTGCCGTCGATTGGCCGATGTTTTGAGGTTCCGGGAGGAGATCGCTCTTGCAGACATTGAGTTTTTGAAAATAGGCCGCCATTTCAGGATTTCTCCTGGTGCGAAACTGATCGTCGGACGCAATGAAGAAGAGAACAAGAAGATCGAAGAGCTTGCTCAGGATTCCCACACATTTCTCTTTGTACCTGATACCGGGAGCCCAAATGCGATCCTGATAGGCGATAGAAAATGTATCAAGGAGGCAGCATCCATTACGGCACGGTACAGCGACAAAAAGAAAGAAGCCGAGGTTGAGGTACACTGCAGGTATAAAGGACAGATCAAGAAGATAGTCGTCGAGCCGATAGATGATGATGAATTGAAAAAATGGAGAATATGA
- a CDS encoding DUF2723 domain-containing protein: protein MDYNKLEKILLYILLVIVAVVYLYTVSPTLSFWDCGEFIASAHTLAVPHPPGTPFYVLLGRVWLMIVGLVASVLPISKEVAWHMNLLGLTFTVLSVFLVYRIMLRIFRMWQKSNNQLAYIIITFGTSLATAFYYTVWGNAIETEVYAAATFVFLFVNYLMILWYESVKQGEPKNKYLLACFYLIFLATGIHLTPFLIFFPIYAFMFYVERRYLKDTLFWLLGSFQAIFFALVFLLPKPLHTPSVIILGLILLAGIFLPITNAVRYKNWRFFWAGIVLVVVGASSELYLPIRSRVLDTLYKQEDVAERYYAGENIAPRINECDPGENFEAFNNVLHRAQYGPAKLIPRQTQESTGFGVLQGYFWQMALFVRYLSWQPVPEFTHNVFRSIVLALFYIFGIWGLVELFRRERKIFFLTALIMFMLSFAMVGYLNLKFSPSDSNPRHQPHEVRERDYFFHTGQTYFGMLVGIGFFGFLQTMKKGMKKKRWIEIFGLSGFLVYSAIPLLANFRVSNRKGDFIPKDYAYNMLVSCEDGGVLFTNGDNDTFPLWFAQEVLGLKRMVINANLSLINTNWYIRQLKDWGVPISFTERVINRLEPFMTRDRRVIWVKDIMIRNILATNAGIRLTETDYVITQQEFAERYLKNYRGKVPIYFGSTVSQENFEGYRPYLQLEGLVYRVVGDSSDPTFAVDVKKTGNFFYRTYRYTGIFSPEQQDFVSQILVDFERRKEEGEFYGYGLYKDENTRRLYTNYAAGLASLGVVLRERGDLDGTLDAWRFALLFQPFQNIYFSYNLGVLFAQMGMPDSAYKYLSEIEVQEPGMLVQIGSVFGNIGLYNRSIEYFKRAIDLNPRFSQAYSGLVMTYLAMDDKASAISVLENWLSINPGDTSARNMLNELRGQ, encoded by the coding sequence ATGGATTACAATAAACTCGAGAAAATTCTGCTTTATATCTTATTGGTGATTGTCGCTGTTGTTTATTTATACACGGTTTCACCAACTCTGTCATTCTGGGATTGCGGCGAGTTCATCGCTTCCGCCCATACGCTGGCAGTGCCACATCCTCCGGGAACACCGTTCTACGTACTGCTGGGCCGTGTCTGGCTGATGATCGTTGGATTGGTCGCATCCGTCTTGCCGATCTCAAAGGAAGTCGCGTGGCACATGAATCTTTTGGGCCTGACATTCACCGTGCTGTCTGTTTTCCTTGTTTACCGGATAATGCTCAGGATATTCAGAATGTGGCAGAAGAGCAACAATCAACTCGCTTACATTATCATCACATTTGGCACGTCTCTCGCAACGGCATTCTATTATACGGTATGGGGGAACGCGATCGAGACCGAAGTCTATGCCGCGGCGACATTTGTCTTTTTGTTTGTAAACTATTTAATGATCTTATGGTACGAAAGCGTCAAACAGGGTGAGCCGAAAAACAAGTATCTTCTGGCGTGCTTCTATTTGATATTCCTTGCTACCGGTATTCATTTGACACCGTTCTTGATATTTTTCCCGATATATGCGTTCATGTTTTATGTGGAGAGGCGCTACCTCAAGGACACGCTTTTCTGGCTTCTGGGATCGTTCCAGGCGATATTTTTCGCACTGGTCTTTCTATTGCCGAAACCGCTGCACACGCCTTCGGTTATTATCCTTGGATTGATACTCCTTGCCGGGATCTTTCTGCCAATTACCAATGCCGTGAGGTATAAGAATTGGCGTTTCTTCTGGGCGGGAATAGTCCTGGTAGTTGTTGGCGCTTCGTCAGAATTGTATCTGCCGATACGTTCTCGCGTACTGGATACGCTCTACAAGCAGGAGGATGTGGCGGAAAGATACTATGCCGGAGAGAACATAGCACCCCGCATCAATGAGTGTGACCCGGGCGAGAATTTCGAGGCATTCAATAATGTCCTGCACCGGGCACAATATGGTCCGGCAAAGTTGATCCCAAGGCAGACGCAGGAATCGACCGGCTTCGGCGTGCTCCAGGGATATTTCTGGCAGATGGCTCTTTTTGTAAGGTACCTTTCTTGGCAGCCTGTGCCAGAATTCACGCATAATGTCTTCCGGAGTATTGTATTGGCACTTTTCTATATTTTTGGCATTTGGGGTCTTGTGGAACTTTTCAGGAGAGAACGCAAGATATTCTTCCTGACGGCATTGATCATGTTCATGCTATCATTCGCGATGGTTGGTTACCTTAATCTTAAGTTCTCACCGAGCGACTCTAACCCGCGCCATCAGCCACATGAGGTGCGCGAGCGTGATTATTTCTTCCATACCGGTCAAACCTATTTCGGTATGCTCGTCGGTATCGGTTTCTTCGGGTTCCTGCAGACCATGAAAAAGGGTATGAAGAAAAAACGGTGGATTGAGATCTTCGGCCTCAGTGGGTTTTTAGTTTATTCGGCGATTCCTCTCCTTGCTAATTTCCGAGTGAGCAACCGGAAGGGTGATTTTATTCCAAAGGATTATGCTTACAACATGCTTGTATCATGCGAGGATGGTGGTGTGTTGTTCACCAATGGTGACAATGACACTTTCCCGCTGTGGTTTGCCCAGGAAGTGCTGGGATTGAAACGAATGGTCATCAACGCCAACCTATCTTTGATAAATACCAACTGGTATATACGACAGTTAAAGGATTGGGGTGTGCCGATCAGTTTTACGGAAAGAGTGATCAATCGGCTCGAACCTTTCATGACGCGTGACCGTCGAGTGATATGGGTCAAGGATATCATGATAAGGAATATCCTTGCCACCAACGCAGGTATCAGGCTTACCGAAACTGATTATGTGATCACTCAGCAGGAGTTTGCCGAGCGTTACTTGAAGAATTACCGCGGCAAGGTACCCATCTATTTCGGTTCCACAGTATCTCAGGAAAATTTCGAGGGATACCGTCCATATCTACAGCTGGAAGGTTTGGTATACCGGGTTGTAGGTGACAGCAGTGATCCGACCTTTGCGGTTGATGTGAAGAAGACCGGCAATTTCTTCTATCGCACCTACCGCTACACCGGTATTTTCAGCCCCGAACAGCAGGATTTTGTATCCCAGATATTGGTTGATTTTGAGAGGCGAAAAGAAGAGGGGGAATTTTACGGGTATGGGTTGTACAAGGATGAAAATACACGCCGGCTTTATACGAACTATGCGGCGGGTCTAGCCAGCCTCGGCGTTGTTTTGCGGGAAAGAGGTGATCTTGACGGGACGCTGGATGCGTGGCGGTTCGCGCTTCTGTTCCAGCCCTTTCAGAATATCTACTTTTCATACAACCTCGGCGTTCTATTTGCGCAAATGGGCATGCCAGACAGTGCGTACAAGTATCTGTCAGAAATTGAAGTCCAGGAACCAGGCATGCTGGTGCAGATCGGATCGGTATTCGGGAATATCGGGTTATATAACAGATCGATCGAATACTTCAAACGTGCGATCGACTTGAACCCGCGGTTCTCACAAGCCTATTCAGGTTTGGTGATGACCTATCTCGCAATGGACGACAAGGCGTCCGCCATAAGTGTGCTGGAGAACTGGCTTTCAATAAACCCGGGGGATACCAGTGCCCGTAACATGCTTAATGAATTAAGAGGTCAGTAA
- a CDS encoding T9SS type A sorting domain-containing protein: MKYIEVLFCCCVILVPHFIFSQTERWVYKYSGLSGWQNEACNAICYGSDGNIYAAGTGCHAGTDIDIVVVSLSTSGAERWVYVHNGYADFIDDANTITCDANNYVYVGGSSYNSDTISDFTVISLTPDGSERWIYRHQGPYIGDGCVRALAYGADGNIYAAGYDERFQSGRDFIIVSLDTSGTERWVYRYNGPGNNTDDAYSIVCGSDGNVYAAGSYDYNHAVVLSVTADGTERWVYQYGQHYEDGANAVVYGADGNVYAFGTCAVNTGYVYAFLFTIKLSDSGYEHWTYVNSVPSSATCGIFGDDGNIYCAGSYGSDMPVFTVLGISSAGLFMWEYMHGLSVSWATSIIYAPDNKIYAAGCGVDSVMGVHLAVVSLYTSGTQRWTYDYGGPDFCIANALCFGADSNLYVGGETVDSVTGTDFTVISLNPIPIMIYDFASQQLSSVLQIYPNPFRHYAEIRCQLPGVNTTSDIDIFDITGQQVTSISVPVSDIGHQSTVKWGGTDDRGMRLPAGVYFVHVKTGAFLGIQKVVKLE, from the coding sequence ATGAAGTATATTGAAGTATTATTCTGTTGCTGTGTAATTCTTGTACCGCATTTCATATTTTCCCAAACCGAGCGCTGGGTGTATAAATATAGTGGTTTGAGCGGTTGGCAGAACGAAGCGTGCAATGCGATATGCTATGGCTCAGATGGCAATATCTACGCAGCAGGAACTGGTTGCCATGCCGGCACGGATATAGATATTGTGGTTGTGAGCCTTTCAACGAGCGGAGCGGAGCGCTGGGTGTATGTACACAATGGATATGCGGATTTTATTGATGACGCCAATACAATTACATGTGATGCAAACAATTATGTCTACGTTGGAGGTAGCAGTTATAATAGTGATACGATCTCGGATTTCACAGTGATCAGTCTTACACCAGACGGCAGTGAGCGCTGGATCTACCGGCATCAAGGTCCATATATTGGTGATGGTTGCGTTCGCGCCCTTGCTTATGGCGCTGATGGCAATATCTATGCTGCCGGTTATGACGAGCGTTTCCAGTCAGGACGCGATTTCATAATTGTCAGCCTCGACACCTCTGGCACCGAACGCTGGGTTTACCGTTATAACGGTCCCGGAAATAACACTGATGATGCGTATTCAATTGTGTGCGGGTCGGACGGCAATGTCTATGCAGCCGGTTCGTACGACTATAATCATGCAGTTGTGTTGTCGGTGACGGCTGATGGAACCGAGCGCTGGGTGTATCAGTATGGTCAGCATTATGAAGATGGTGCGAATGCCGTGGTATATGGAGCCGATGGCAATGTATACGCCTTCGGAACGTGTGCGGTCAACACGGGATATGTTTATGCCTTTCTGTTTACGATCAAACTCAGTGACTCAGGTTACGAGCACTGGACATATGTGAATTCAGTACCATCTTCAGCCACTTGCGGTATTTTTGGTGATGACGGAAATATCTATTGCGCTGGTTCTTATGGCAGTGACATGCCCGTATTCACGGTGCTTGGTATTAGCAGTGCTGGATTGTTCATGTGGGAATATATGCACGGACTGTCAGTAAGTTGGGCGACCTCGATAATATATGCCCCTGATAATAAAATCTATGCGGCAGGATGTGGCGTCGACAGTGTTATGGGAGTTCATCTGGCGGTTGTGAGTTTGTATACTTCCGGCACCCAGCGGTGGACATATGACTACGGAGGACCTGACTTCTGTATTGCCAACGCGCTGTGCTTTGGAGCCGACAGCAATCTATATGTAGGAGGCGAGACTGTTGACAGTGTTACGGGCACGGATTTTACTGTAATAAGCCTGAATCCAATCCCGATAATGATCTATGATTTTGCGAGCCAGCAGTTATCCTCTGTGCTACAAATATATCCCAATCCGTTCCGGCACTACGCAGAAATCAGATGCCAGTTGCCGGGTGTCAATACGACTTCAGATATTGATATTTTTGACATCACCGGTCAGCAGGTCACCAGCATTTCAGTCCCTGTATCTGATATCGGTCATCAGTCCACGGTGAAGTGGGGTGGTACTGATGACCGCGGAATGCGGCTGCCAGCAGGCGTGTATTTTGTGCATGTCAAAACTGGCGCTTTTCTTGGGATACAGAAAGTTGTGAAATTAGAGTAG
- a CDS encoding DUF763 domain-containing protein, with protein sequence MRTGTADLPLHHGRAPKWLFAKMAKLAGAIIETIVIEQGGHEFMRRVSDPFWFQAFGSVLGFDWHSSGLTTTVCGAMKEGTREISRELGLFFCGGKGGASRKTPLQIQEVANAISLDGDSLIHASKTSAKVDNSCVQDGYNLYHHLFIFTADGAWSVVQQGMNPDNRYARRYHWLSLDLRSYVNEPHAAVCCDRNQDALNMVAVESSGSRESVTEIARENPDKTIKEAEKILKMPRRHPVLALDISPKYFHKILLRTYEQSPRNFEELIGVSGVGPKTVRALALIGELLYGTRPSFRDPARYSFAHGGKDGFPYPVDRNTYNQSIAYLESAIKRSKIGESDKLKALRKITYM encoded by the coding sequence ATGCGTACTGGCACTGCTGATCTTCCCTTGCATCACGGACGCGCGCCTAAATGGCTCTTTGCCAAGATGGCAAAACTTGCCGGAGCCATCATAGAGACCATAGTAATTGAACAGGGCGGTCATGAATTCATGCGTCGTGTGTCAGATCCGTTCTGGTTCCAGGCTTTCGGCTCTGTGCTTGGCTTTGACTGGCACTCATCAGGGTTGACCACGACCGTATGTGGAGCAATGAAGGAGGGGACGAGGGAAATCAGTCGTGAACTGGGATTGTTTTTTTGTGGCGGAAAGGGTGGAGCGTCTCGTAAGACACCGCTCCAGATTCAGGAGGTTGCCAATGCGATATCGCTCGATGGTGATAGTCTGATTCATGCGTCAAAAACATCGGCAAAGGTGGACAATTCCTGTGTCCAGGATGGTTATAATCTTTACCATCACCTGTTCATTTTCACTGCTGATGGTGCTTGGAGCGTTGTGCAACAGGGAATGAATCCTGATAATCGCTATGCCCGCCGTTACCATTGGCTTTCCTTGGATCTTAGATCGTATGTAAATGAACCACATGCGGCGGTTTGCTGCGACCGGAATCAGGATGCCCTCAACATGGTTGCAGTGGAGAGCTCGGGATCGCGTGAGAGTGTTACTGAGATTGCCAGAGAAAATCCCGATAAAACGATCAAGGAAGCCGAAAAAATCCTGAAGATGCCACGCCGACATCCTGTATTGGCGTTGGATATAAGCCCGAAGTACTTTCATAAAATCCTTCTAAGAACATATGAACAATCACCCCGCAATTTCGAGGAACTCATCGGCGTTAGCGGAGTGGGACCGAAGACGGTCAGGGCGCTGGCCCTGATAGGGGAATTATTGTACGGGACAAGACCGTCTTTTCGCGACCCGGCAAGATACTCATTTGCCCACGGCGGCAAGGATGGGTTTCCATATCCAGTAGACAGAAATACCTATAATCAGTCCATCGCCTATCTGGAATCGGCGATCAAGCGGTCTAAAATAGGTGAGAGCGACAAATTAAAAGCACTCAGAAAAATCACGTATATGTAA
- a CDS encoding diguanylate cyclase: MKKYLMPIYESMVIILGIGAPLILALLLRPAFPPLADSMVFILTSIICALVYISLKNTILSFEVVIYFFILLVFGGIVASVMAIITLLIVWTIKSFKYILRKDIAEFRVTIKTGVYNAGVYGLMYLLAGLLMVNFPRSAQWILAIPTIIILNELFFSIHTLLKGQSYWTYLKEEALVSDLMEMLIYPIGISMTLLYDEYGLVSIIPLAISISVFSYIGYLMSQYQEKMRQRITEEEDLNEIARKLEGILDFELLITTILRKVHSFIHAEEVTLRLEDQEQGINLMRNYDGTKIRNLNFAIPPKSINAVELPLVTRDRNIGTLIVKPQEPLDKESLVLLTNLVKHISLCLANSMLYKISIEDTLTGLYTRRYFEQKLTEGIAEVQRDNRKLAIVLFDIDNLKDVNDQLGHKMGDHVLRSFSQILKVHSRKRDIIARWGGDEFVAIIPGASEDEAHVFGERMKELLSNETFIAENKNMKCSVSYGSLEYHPKSRIRDSEIFHEVDKRLLLMKKAVNR; this comes from the coding sequence ATGAAAAAATACCTAATGCCGATATATGAATCCATGGTCATTATTCTTGGTATCGGGGCCCCATTGATCCTTGCTTTATTACTGCGTCCTGCTTTCCCGCCGCTGGCGGACAGCATGGTCTTTATTCTCACTTCGATCATCTGCGCGCTGGTCTACATATCCTTGAAAAACACAATACTATCCTTCGAAGTCGTAATCTATTTCTTTATCTTGTTGGTATTCGGAGGCATAGTAGCATCTGTCATGGCGATAATCACCCTGCTGATCGTCTGGACCATAAAGAGTTTCAAGTATATACTCAGAAAGGACATCGCCGAGTTCCGGGTCACGATCAAGACCGGGGTATACAATGCCGGTGTATACGGATTGATGTATCTCCTCGCAGGCCTATTGATGGTTAATTTCCCGCGCAGCGCACAGTGGATCCTGGCAATACCTACGATAATAATCCTCAATGAACTATTCTTCTCCATACACACGCTCCTGAAAGGACAGTCATACTGGACATATCTGAAAGAAGAGGCGCTTGTCAGTGACCTCATGGAGATGTTGATCTACCCGATCGGGATCTCAATGACACTGCTCTATGACGAGTACGGGCTTGTCTCAATAATACCGCTCGCCATAAGCATTTCGGTTTTCTCCTATATTGGATATCTGATGTCTCAATATCAGGAAAAAATGAGGCAAAGGATCACGGAAGAAGAAGACCTAAATGAGATCGCCCGTAAACTGGAAGGCATTCTGGATTTCGAATTACTGATAACTACAATATTACGAAAAGTCCATTCATTCATCCATGCCGAGGAAGTCACACTCAGACTGGAAGACCAGGAACAGGGTATTAATCTGATGCGCAACTATGATGGTACAAAGATCCGTAATCTCAATTTTGCCATTCCCCCGAAATCAATAAATGCGGTTGAGCTGCCTCTGGTAACAAGAGACCGGAACATAGGTACCCTGATCGTCAAACCACAAGAACCACTCGACAAAGAGAGCCTGGTTCTCCTTACGAACCTCGTCAAGCACATCTCACTTTGCCTTGCCAATTCAATGCTTTATAAGATTTCCATAGAGGACACCCTGACCGGACTTTATACAAGACGCTATTTCGAGCAGAAGTTAACCGAAGGCATCGCTGAAGTTCAGCGTGATAATAGAAAACTCGCAATCGTCCTTTTTGACATAGACAACCTGAAGGACGTTAATGATCAATTGGGACATAAAATGGGTGACCACGTGCTTCGGAGCTTCTCTCAGATCCTGAAAGTCCATTCGCGCAAGCGAGACATTATCGCTCGCTGGGGTGGGGATGAGTTCGTTGCCATCATTCCGGGTGCATCAGAAGACGAAGCGCATGTTTTTGGTGAAAGAATGAAGGAACTGTTGTCAAACGAAACTTTCATCGCAGAGAACAAGAACATGAAGTGCAGCGTCTCTTACGGTTCTCTTGAGTATCACCCCAAATCGAGGATTCGCGACAGTGAAATCTTCCATGAGGTCGATAAGAGACTACTCTTAATGAAAAAAGCCGTCAACCGGTAA
- a CDS encoding adenine phosphoribosyltransferase, with translation MDLKKYIRDIPDFPQKGVMFRDITTLLKESGPFKYVIDTIVEKYKNQQVDKLVSVEARGYIFGGVIAYKLDCGFVPVRKPGKLPAETVALDYTLEYGTNTIEIHKDAIDSGERVLVFDDVLATGGTVQATCKLVEKLGGKIVACVFISDLTYLKGREKLKGYEVFSLVQY, from the coding sequence ATGGATCTGAAGAAGTATATCCGTGACATTCCGGATTTTCCACAAAAGGGAGTGATGTTCCGGGATATTACTACACTGCTGAAAGAATCCGGACCTTTCAAGTATGTTATCGATACAATAGTCGAAAAGTATAAAAACCAACAGGTTGACAAGTTAGTCTCGGTAGAAGCTCGCGGTTATATTTTCGGCGGCGTAATCGCGTACAAACTTGATTGCGGTTTTGTGCCAGTTAGAAAGCCGGGTAAATTGCCGGCCGAGACAGTTGCTCTGGATTACACCCTGGAATACGGTACGAATACGATCGAGATCCACAAAGATGCGATAGATTCAGGGGAAAGAGTGTTGGTTTTTGATGATGTTCTGGCCACTGGCGGTACGGTTCAGGCGACATGCAAGCTGGTCGAGAAACTTGGCGGCAAGATCGTTGCTTGTGTATTCATAAGTGATTTGACCTACCTCAAAGGCCGCGAAAAACTGAAGGGATACGAGGTATTTTCCCTGGTGCAGTACTGA
- a CDS encoding acylphosphatase, with the protein MKAEIIVQGVVQGVGYRFFVMNQARLYDVKGYVRNMPDGTVEVVAEGGKGIIKDFIDHLKIGPVSAHVTGVKVKWSERDSGFTEFRLQN; encoded by the coding sequence ATGAAAGCAGAAATCATTGTTCAAGGTGTTGTGCAGGGGGTCGGTTACAGGTTTTTTGTCATGAACCAGGCTCGTTTGTATGATGTAAAGGGTTATGTAAGAAATATGCCGGATGGAACAGTTGAAGTTGTTGCTGAGGGTGGTAAGGGTATAATCAAAGATTTTATCGACCATCTAAAGATCGGTCCTGTTTCGGCTCACGTGACCGGCGTCAAAGTGAAGTGGTCAGAGAGAGATTCTGGATTCACCGAATTCCGGCTGCAAAATTAA